CGCCAGCGGGCACCTGGCCCTGGCCTTCGGGCTCAAGGGGCCCGGCGCCACCTTCGTGGACCGGGAGAACGCCACCTTCGCGGCCCTGGACCAGGCCGCCCGGTGGCTGCGCGCCGGCCTGGCGGACGCCGCCCTGGTCCTCGGTGCGGACGGTCTCTTCCCCCTGCTGCTGGACATCTGCCGCGGGGCCCGCCTGCTGGCCCGCCACGGGGATCCGGAGGTCGGATCGGGCCGGGGCTTCCTGCCCGGCGAAGGGGCCCAGGCCTTCCTGCTGGAGACGGCGGACCACGCGGAAGCGCGGGGCATCCGGCCCCGGGCGCTCCTGTCCGTCCTGGCGGACCGCTCGGCTCCCGGCGCCGAGCTCCAGGGTCGGGCCCAGGCCCTGGCTCTGGCGGCAGCAAGGGCGCTCGGCCAGGACCTCCCCAGCCGCTGGATCGGCGGCAGCAACGGTCTGGACCGCCTGGATGGGCTGGAGACCCGGCTGGCCACGGTCCATCCGGACTGGCCCTCCCCCCGCTTCCCCAAGGCCCTCTGGGGCGAATTCGGCGGTTCCGGCGGCCAGCTGCTGGCGGCCGCCCTGCTGGAACCTTCGGAGCGCGTCCTCGTCACCGCCCCCGCCAGCTCCGGTGCCCAGTTCGCGGCGCGCCTGGACGGCGTTAGCCTGGAGCGGTGATGCCCCACCGTGACCAGATCAGCATCGGCAGCCAGTCCATCCTCTGGGTGGCGGGTGTGGGCGTGGGTCTGGTGACCCTGGCCTTCGTCCTGGGGGTCCAGGTGGGCAAGCAGGGCGCGGCCCTGCGCCGCCCAGCCCAGCGGGGCGTCGAGGAGGAACTGAAGGACCTCCCGGAGCCGCTGCTGGACCAGCTCAAGATCTTCGAGGGTGAAGGACCGGACAAGCTGGTGGCCACGCCGCGGGTGGATGCCACCGCCCCGGCGGCGGAACCCAAGGCGGAGCCAAGGGCAGAGCCCGCCGACGCCGGGACCTGGACCCTCCAGCTGGTGGCCACCTCCGACGCCGCGGAAGCCAAGCGCGTGGCCGACAAGGCCAAGGCCGCAGGCTTCGCCACCACCACCCTCAAGGACAAGGGCCAGCTGAAGGTGCGCCTCGCCAGGCCCGCCGACCGCGCCGCCGTCGACAAGACCGCCGAGAAGCTGAAGAAGGCCGGCTTCAAGCCCTTCGCGGTGAAGGTGGACTAGCGCCCTACGGCTTGGGATAGACGCGGATCCCTTCCCACTTCCTCTCGGTATCGCCAGGGGCGATACGCGAGACACCGCTCGCGCTCCGATGACCCGTCTTCGATTCAGGTCACGGCTTGGGATAGACGCGGATGCCAATCCACTTTTTGAGGATCACCTTGCCTGGCGCGAAGCCGCGGGGCTTGCTGATGTCGGCGATGCGGGCGAGGTGGACCTCCACCTTGCCGCCGTCCCGGGCCTTGCTGTGGTAGGCGGCCAGCTCGGCGGCGCGCTCCAGCACGTGGCGGGGCAGCTCGCTCAGCTTGTCGGGATTGCGGATCACCACGTGGCTGCCGGGCACGCTGGCCACGTGCAGCCAGAAGTCCATGTTGTCAGCCACCTTGAAGGTGAGCTGGTCGTTCTCCGCGTCGCCCTTGCCGATGAGCACCTCGAAGCCGTCCACCATGACGCTGCGGAAAGCCGCGCCCTTGCCGTCCTTGCGCTTGCCTTCTGCCTGCATCCGCTTCGTCCCCTTGTCTTTCGGGGCGCCGTGCCCCCTCGCCGCGCCCTGTCCCTTCGGTTGTCGCGCAGAGGGCGGTTCCGGCGCAAGGCCTCCCGCTTCGGCCTCCATCCGCTTCCCCCAGGCGGCCCGCTCCCGCGCGAGCTCCGCCTCGAGTTCAGTCACGCGGGCCAGACCCCGCTCGGCCTTCTTGGCCGCGGTGAACCAACCCTGGACGGCGGTCTCGGCACTCTTCCCCTCGGGCAAGGAGACGCGCCCCCCGTCCAGCAGCACCGCCTCGCCCGTGACGCCCTTCAGGCGGTAGAGCTCCGCCGCCAGACGCTGGGCCTGGGCCTTCAAGGGCAGCACGCCCTGATGCTTCGCCCGGTCCCGGGCCAAGGCCAGGGCCAGCCGGTCCAGCCGGGCGGCCTCGGCCTGCCGCTTGCGCTCGGCCGCCGCCTTGGCGGGTCCGAGGATGAGCTCCTCCGCCCGGGCCTCGGACCAGGCGCGGTGGCGGTCCAATAGGCCGCCCTCGCCGTCCAGCACCTCCGGGAGCTCGCCCGCCAGGGCGCGCTCGAGATCGGAGCCCCAGCGTTCCCGCCAGCGGCGGAAGGGCGGCGGCTCCTCCTGCGGCTCCGGCGCCGCGGCCGGAAAAGGGGAACCCAATCCCAGACGGGAGAGAGGCACATCCAGGCCGTCCACCCGGATGCCGGCCCGGCCCGGGATGGCCTGGAAGGCGAGGCGCAGGGTCTCCAGCCGCCCGGTGATGGCCCGCCGCTGGAACACGAGGCCCAGCCAACGTTCCCGCGGATCCCCCTCCACCGCCTTCAGCCGGGCCCCCGAGAGCAGGGGACCCCAGATCTTCGCGCTGTCCCTGGGCGCCTCGGCCTGTAGGCGCGTCCAGGCGGGATGGGCCGCCCCCAGCAGCCACAGCTCGGGCTTCGGATGGAGCAGGAGCACCCAGCCCTCGGCGGCTTTCCGCCCGGCCCAGCGCAGGCCCAGGGCCCGGCCCGAGGCCCAGGCCGATTCCAGGGGGATCTCGCCCCGCTCGCGGAGCCAAGCCCGCCCCAGGGCCAGGATCAGGGGAGCATCCACGGACTCACCTTTCCCTGTTCTTTCCACCCGACGCTGGCCATGATGGGGCATCCTCCCTGTCCCAGCATCCCACGCCCGGCCCGGGGACGATCAGGCTCGCAGTTCCCACCTGGCTCCACTTCCACCGATACTGGACCCCATGACGATTGCCGCCCCCAAGGCCTCCAAGACCCTCCAGGTCCTACTGGTGGATGACAACCCTATCCAACTGAGCCTCCTGCACCACCTCTTCCAGCGCCATGGGCACACCACCCTGGAAGCCAAGAACGGCGCCGAGGCCCTCATCGTCCTCGCCACCGAATGTCCGGACGTGGTGGTCAGCGACTGCGTCATGCCCCTCCTGGACGGCTACCAGCTCTGCCGCCTCCTCAAGGACGACCGGGCCACGCGCAACCTGCCGGTGCTTCTGCTGACGGCCCAGGGCGTGGGCCTGGCGCGGTTCTGGGCCAAGACCTGCGGCGCGGACCGCTTCCTGGTGAAGGGCCGGGACCTCGACCATGTGGTGGAGGCCGCCACGTCCCTCGTGGAGCAGACGGACCGCTTGCGCCCCCTCCCCGGCACGCCCCGGCTGGCCCAGGAGAACTTCGGCGTGGACGCCATCCAGCGGCGCCTGGCCCAGGCCCTGGAACAGCGCGTGGTGGAGACGGCGCTGCGCGATTCCATCTCCCGGCTCTACACCGTCGAGCACGACACCCTGCGGCTGATCCGGGGCTTCATCGAGATCCTCCAGGAGCTCGTGCTGCCCGGCGCCCTCCTCGTGACCTACCTGGGGGAGGAGGGGACCACCTGCCACGGCGTCCATGGGGCCTCCGCCAGCGAGGAGGACCGGAGGGCCCTCGAAGCCGCCGCCCTCCAGTTCGCCCCGCCCGGCGTCCCGGCGGAGTGCCACTGGCATCCCGTGGACGACGGCGACGAGCGCCGCCGCGCCCTCCGGGACCCGGTGATGCGGGTGCTGCCCGCCCTCCTGCCCGGCTACCCGGCGGTGGGCGCCCTCGGGTTCTTCGCCGAGCGTCGCTCCGTCGAGGAATACGAGCGGCTGTTCGAGATCGCCAACGAGGAGCTGGGCCGCCTCCTCACCCTGGAGGACTCCCGGCTCCGCCTGTACCACCAGGCCATCCGCGATCCCCTGACGGGCCTGTTCAACCGGCGGCACATCCTCGACATGCTGAAGATCGAAGTGGATCAATGTGGGCGCTTCGGGCAGAGCCTGTCCCTCATGCTCATCGACCTCGACCACTTCAAGGCCGTGAACGATCGCTTCGGCCACGCCACCGGGGACCAGGTGCTCAGCGTCATGGCGCAGCGCATGTCCTTCGGGCTGCGGAAGGTGGACCAGCTGGGCCGCATCGGCGGCGAGGAGTTCCTGGCCTACGGGCCCCAGACGGATCTGGACGGCCTTCGCGCCCTGGCCGAGCGGCTCCGCGAGCATGTCACGCTGGAACCCCTGCCGGGCCTCCCCCCCAATTACCGGGTGACCCTGAGCATCGGCCTGGCGACCTGGGAAGGGTCCGAGGACACGCTGGAGCGGATGCTGGCCCGGGCCGACAAGGCCCTCTACCAGGCCAAGGCCGAGGGTCGGAACCGCGTCATCGGCTGAGCTTCCTGGAGAGGCGCGGGAGTGGCTTGACAGGGCCCGGACCACCATCGCATGATCCCATACGCATCCGTATGGAGACATCATGGCCGACCTTCCGCAGGACCAAGCCGGACCGCAGGAGCTGACTGACCGGGTGGCGCGCCTGGAGGCCCAGGTGGCCTGGCTCCTCCAGCGCCAGCAGGCGCCCGCGCCTCCCGCGGCCCCCGCACGGCCCAGGCCCGTTCCCCCCGCTGCCGCTGCCCTCCCCCGGAAGGAGCTGTCCCCGGTGGTCTGGATCGCCGGCGCCGGTGCCGCGATCTTCCTCGCGGGCGCGATCTTCTTCTTCCGCTGGGCCATCCAGCAGGGCTGGCTGGGCGCCGAGCTGCGCTTCCTCCTCGGCCTGCTGGCCGGCGGCGGCATCGCCGCAGTGGCCGCGAAGCTGATCCTCGGAGAGGACCGCCGCCTGGGCGTGGCCCTGCTCCTCGCGGGCCTCGGCACCCTCCAGTTCACCTTCCGGGCCGGGGCCATGGCCTACCACTTCTATCCCGCCGCCCTCGGTCTGGCGGCGGCGGCCCTGGTCACCCTGGTGGCCGGGGGGCTGGCCGCCCGCGGCCGCAGCGGCGGCGCCCTGACGGTGGCCCTGGTCTCGGGCCTGGCCGCGCCCCTGGTCTTCAGCCAGGGCGGCCACCACGAGGTGGCCCTGGCCCTCTACCTGGCCGTGCTCATGGCCGCCACCCTGGCCGTGCCCTACCTCGCGGGCCTCGGCGGAACCTGGCACGGCGCGCGGTGGACGGCGCTCCTCGGCACCTGGCTGCTGCTGCTCCCCGCCTGCGCCGAGGTCCTGAAGGCGGATGCCTCTCTGCTGGCCCTCCTGCTGGTCCTCCACCTGGCCCTGGCCGGCGGCTGGGCCTGGCTGCCGGGCCGGGAGGAGAAGCCCGGGACGCCCACCGTGCTCTGGCTCATCGCCTCGATCCTGGCCACCTCGTACGGCTGGCTGCTCTGGAAGCGCCTGGACCTTGCCCCCGAGGCCTTCGCCCTGCCCGTGCTTGCCGTCGCCGCCCTGAACCTGGCCCTGGTGAAGCCGCTGCGCCGCCGCCTGGACAGCCGCCAGGCGGACTGGGGCCTGCTGGCCCTGGCCGCGGGACACCTGGCCCTGGCCGTGCCCGTGGCCCTGGCCTGGCGCTGGGTGGGCCCGCTGTGGGGCGCCTTCGCCCTGGGCCTG
This DNA window, taken from Geothrix edaphica, encodes the following:
- a CDS encoding beta-ketoacyl synthase N-terminal-like domain-containing protein; its protein translation is MSGALAITGLGLVLPCGDGLEAARASLASGAPCFEELPEALGRGRGAVCGSFNPAGIIPPMQLRRLDRTSRFAWVAAHQAFRDADLDPTSLGERIAVAVGTMSAGSEASEAFMRPYLQRGPEGASPLIFPNTVANAASGHLALAFGLKGPGATFVDRENATFAALDQAARWLRAGLADAALVLGADGLFPLLLDICRGARLLARHGDPEVGSGRGFLPGEGAQAFLLETADHAEARGIRPRALLSVLADRSAPGAELQGRAQALALAAARALGQDLPSRWIGGSNGLDRLDGLETRLATVHPDWPSPRFPKALWGEFGGSGGQLLAAALLEPSERVLVTAPASSGAQFAARLDGVSLER
- a CDS encoding SPOR domain-containing protein; this translates as MPHRDQISIGSQSILWVAGVGVGLVTLAFVLGVQVGKQGAALRRPAQRGVEEELKDLPEPLLDQLKIFEGEGPDKLVATPRVDATAPAAEPKAEPRAEPADAGTWTLQLVATSDAAEAKRVADKAKAAGFATTTLKDKGQLKVRLARPADRAAVDKTAEKLKKAGFKPFAVKVD
- a CDS encoding NFACT RNA binding domain-containing protein, with protein sequence MDAPLILALGRAWLRERGEIPLESAWASGRALGLRWAGRKAAEGWVLLLHPKPELWLLGAAHPAWTRLQAEAPRDSAKIWGPLLSGARLKAVEGDPRERWLGLVFQRRAITGRLETLRLAFQAIPGRAGIRVDGLDVPLSRLGLGSPFPAAAPEPQEEPPPFRRWRERWGSDLERALAGELPEVLDGEGGLLDRHRAWSEARAEELILGPAKAAAERKRQAEAARLDRLALALARDRAKHQGVLPLKAQAQRLAAELYRLKGVTGEAVLLDGGRVSLPEGKSAETAVQGWFTAAKKAERGLARVTELEAELARERAAWGKRMEAEAGGLAPEPPSARQPKGQGAARGHGAPKDKGTKRMQAEGKRKDGKGAAFRSVMVDGFEVLIGKGDAENDQLTFKVADNMDFWLHVASVPGSHVVIRNPDKLSELPRHVLERAAELAAYHSKARDGGKVEVHLARIADISKPRGFAPGKVILKKWIGIRVYPKP
- a CDS encoding diguanylate cyclase, which encodes MTIAAPKASKTLQVLLVDDNPIQLSLLHHLFQRHGHTTLEAKNGAEALIVLATECPDVVVSDCVMPLLDGYQLCRLLKDDRATRNLPVLLLTAQGVGLARFWAKTCGADRFLVKGRDLDHVVEAATSLVEQTDRLRPLPGTPRLAQENFGVDAIQRRLAQALEQRVVETALRDSISRLYTVEHDTLRLIRGFIEILQELVLPGALLVTYLGEEGTTCHGVHGASASEEDRRALEAAALQFAPPGVPAECHWHPVDDGDERRRALRDPVMRVLPALLPGYPAVGALGFFAERRSVEEYERLFEIANEELGRLLTLEDSRLRLYHQAIRDPLTGLFNRRHILDMLKIEVDQCGRFGQSLSLMLIDLDHFKAVNDRFGHATGDQVLSVMAQRMSFGLRKVDQLGRIGGEEFLAYGPQTDLDGLRALAERLREHVTLEPLPGLPPNYRVTLSIGLATWEGSEDTLERMLARADKALYQAKAEGRNRVIG
- a CDS encoding DUF2339 domain-containing protein translates to MADLPQDQAGPQELTDRVARLEAQVAWLLQRQQAPAPPAAPARPRPVPPAAAALPRKELSPVVWIAGAGAAIFLAGAIFFFRWAIQQGWLGAELRFLLGLLAGGGIAAVAAKLILGEDRRLGVALLLAGLGTLQFTFRAGAMAYHFYPAALGLAAAALVTLVAGGLAARGRSGGALTVALVSGLAAPLVFSQGGHHEVALALYLAVLMAATLAVPYLAGLGGTWHGARWTALLGTWLLLLPACAEVLKADASLLALLLVLHLALAGGWAWLPGREEKPGTPTVLWLIASILATSYGWLLWKRLDLAPEAFALPVLAVAALNLALVKPLRRRLDSRQADWGLLALAAGHLALAVPVALAWRWVGPLWGAFALGLAWASLQAEDSEYAQEATALRWLAAGLALLTTLRWAFHGLDSLFFHGSGLTPILNPAFAEGALAAAAWFMLTRRGGPLGLIAFLALEVTANVTLAFEAARLVQWLQASGSRGWGPSRAASIAMTLVWALSGAWQWMRGLGQRDAARRALLIAGYAWMGIASFKLIASDLDRADTPLRALAFLGVGAIGMAAAILAHRHHPEGNA